A region of Pelagicoccus sp. SDUM812003 DNA encodes the following proteins:
- a CDS encoding creatininase family protein, translated as MNTTASAHWEELTWEEISDLISSGTDAAILPIGATEQHGPQLTVGMDSLLGRHLCASVAQKTGVPTLPLLPYGCSLGHSHRWPGTLALSPQTLISVVTDIADWLYPAGIRKLFLVNSHVTNEAPLRCALEILRARYDDLCIALFNTGKLTPEIAATFSEDADDWHANAAETSLVLHLAPSSVRADKLASSDDPDRTGGCVFSHPVNRTSLNGVTGSPSQATAEAGKTLYQRLEKELVSLIKTGLSETPPLENSYFRNPETA; from the coding sequence GTGAATACGACGGCGTCAGCGCATTGGGAAGAGCTCACCTGGGAGGAGATCAGCGACCTGATCTCCTCCGGCACGGATGCCGCGATTCTCCCTATTGGAGCGACCGAACAACACGGCCCGCAACTCACGGTGGGCATGGACTCCTTGCTGGGACGTCACCTCTGCGCCAGCGTGGCCCAAAAAACCGGTGTACCCACCCTACCGCTTCTTCCCTACGGCTGCTCGCTCGGGCACTCCCACCGGTGGCCTGGTACCCTGGCCCTCAGTCCCCAGACGCTCATCTCCGTCGTTACCGACATCGCCGACTGGCTCTACCCAGCCGGAATCCGCAAGCTCTTCCTCGTCAACTCCCACGTCACCAACGAAGCCCCGCTGCGCTGCGCCCTGGAAATTCTCAGAGCTCGCTACGACGACCTTTGTATCGCTCTCTTCAACACAGGAAAGCTCACTCCCGAGATCGCGGCGACCTTTTCCGAGGACGCCGACGATTGGCACGCCAACGCCGCGGAAACCAGCCTCGTGCTCCATCTCGCACCCTCCTCCGTCCGCGCCGATAAGCTTGCCAGTTCCGACGATCCCGATCGCACCGGCGGCTGCGTTTTCTCCCATCCGGTGAATCGCACCAGCCTCAACGGCGTAACTGGATCCCCTAGCCAAGCGACCGCCGAAGCCGGCAAGACCCTCTACCAGCGTCTCGAAAAAGAGCTCGTTTCACTGATCAAAACAGGGCTCAGCGAGACACCGCCCCTGGAAAATTCCTACTTCCGAAATCCCGAAACCGCATGA
- the nikR gene encoding nickel-responsive transcriptional regulator NikR: MNDPAERVSITIPRSVLAKFDSMLAQRGFANRSQAITEILNREIIEASSDQEDQVMAGTITLFYNTRRNNLLGTLSKIQRKHLAEVISSLHVQLENDHIMEVLVVQGPSQTLRSIANELITCKGVKTGKLNLSSTIMPPLHQKQS; the protein is encoded by the coding sequence ATGAACGACCCAGCGGAACGCGTCAGTATCACTATACCACGCTCTGTGCTCGCTAAGTTTGACAGCATGCTCGCTCAGCGCGGCTTCGCCAATCGTTCCCAGGCCATCACGGAAATCCTCAACCGGGAAATCATCGAGGCCAGCAGCGATCAGGAAGACCAGGTCATGGCTGGCACCATCACCCTGTTCTACAATACGCGTCGCAACAATCTATTGGGCACCCTGAGCAAGATTCAACGCAAGCACCTCGCCGAAGTCATCAGTTCGCTCCACGTCCAGCTAGAGAATGACCACATCATGGAAGTCCTAGTGGTTCAAGGCCCCTCGCAAACGCTCCGATCGATCGCCAACGAGCTCATCACTTGCAAAGGCGTGAAAACCGGCAAGCTCAACCTGTCCTCCACCATCATGCCGCCTCTTCACCAGAAGCAGTCCTAA
- a CDS encoding urea amidolyase associated protein UAAP1, producing MSHIHEETLSHSGMWSKVIKRGRSLRITDIEGGANVGMLLYNAYEKQERYNMPDTLKGQHIFYLKAPFCIHSDMGRLFAAITEDTCGWHDTVCGTSDAKSIEAQYGTGDYQSLRNDFYRNGRDCFLIELAKWGLGKRDLVPNINWFSKIVSDEEGNLSYVEGNSKAGDYLELRFELDTLVVLNTCPHPLNPSSEYRQKQVKLTISEATSVSAEDASLQIRPENLRAYQNTATYNALRF from the coding sequence ATGTCACACATTCACGAAGAAACCCTCTCCCACTCCGGCATGTGGTCCAAGGTCATCAAGCGCGGCCGTTCGCTCAGAATCACCGACATCGAAGGCGGAGCCAACGTCGGCATGCTGCTCTACAACGCCTACGAGAAGCAGGAACGCTACAACATGCCCGACACCCTCAAGGGCCAGCACATCTTCTACCTCAAAGCCCCCTTCTGCATCCACTCCGACATGGGCCGGCTGTTCGCGGCGATCACTGAGGATACCTGCGGATGGCATGACACCGTTTGCGGAACTTCAGACGCCAAGTCGATTGAGGCTCAATACGGAACGGGCGACTATCAAAGCCTTCGCAACGACTTCTATCGAAATGGACGCGATTGCTTCCTGATCGAACTCGCTAAATGGGGCCTCGGAAAACGCGACCTCGTGCCGAACATCAACTGGTTCTCCAAAATCGTCTCCGATGAGGAGGGCAACTTGAGCTACGTCGAAGGGAACTCCAAAGCCGGCGACTACCTAGAGCTTCGCTTCGAACTGGATACCTTAGTCGTTCTCAACACTTGCCCGCATCCGTTGAATCCAAGTTCCGAATACAGACAGAAACAAGTCAAGCTCACCATTTCCGAGGCGACGTCCGTTTCCGCTGAAGATGCGTCATTGCAGATTCGCCCTGAAAACCTGAGAGCCTACCAGAACACCGCCACCTACAACGCTCTCCGCTTCTAA
- a CDS encoding ABC transporter substrate-binding protein, which yields MKFSRLAARAAALVAAPLALLSTSLAEPLKIGYSDWPGWVAWEIGIQKGWFEEEGVDVDFQWMDYVASMDAYAAGLLDAVTMTNGDALVTGGTGKPSVGIIINDFSNGNDMIVAAPGIDSLADLKGKKIGLEEGFVIHLLLMKGAEAAGIDPDEFTIVNTPTNETPQVLASGAVDAIGAWQPNSGQALKTVANSKPVLTSADVPGVIYDLLFVDPESLEKRRDDWMKVVKVWYRIVDFIKDEENIDEALEILAGRVAISPEEYEPFFGGTYILSLEEALPIWEQAEGLKSVYGSTVISDEFNVSMGVYEEPLNTIQYLDPSLTKEYAESVK from the coding sequence ATGAAGTTCTCTCGTCTCGCAGCCCGCGCCGCAGCCCTTGTCGCTGCACCTCTCGCCCTCCTCTCAACTTCCTTAGCCGAACCCTTGAAAATCGGCTATTCCGACTGGCCAGGCTGGGTGGCCTGGGAAATCGGCATCCAGAAGGGCTGGTTCGAGGAAGAAGGCGTGGACGTCGACTTCCAGTGGATGGACTACGTCGCCTCCATGGACGCTTACGCAGCCGGACTGCTGGACGCGGTCACCATGACCAACGGCGACGCCTTGGTCACCGGCGGCACTGGAAAGCCATCCGTTGGCATCATCATCAACGACTTCTCCAACGGCAACGACATGATCGTCGCCGCTCCTGGCATCGATTCGCTGGCCGACCTAAAGGGCAAGAAGATCGGCCTAGAAGAGGGCTTCGTCATCCACCTGCTCCTCATGAAGGGCGCTGAAGCGGCCGGCATCGATCCGGACGAATTCACCATCGTGAATACGCCGACCAATGAAACGCCTCAGGTGCTGGCATCGGGCGCCGTGGACGCCATCGGAGCTTGGCAGCCGAATTCCGGTCAAGCCCTCAAAACGGTCGCCAACTCCAAGCCGGTTCTCACGTCCGCGGACGTTCCTGGCGTCATTTACGACCTTCTCTTCGTCGATCCGGAAAGCTTGGAAAAGCGTCGCGACGACTGGATGAAGGTGGTCAAGGTCTGGTACCGCATCGTCGACTTCATCAAGGATGAGGAAAACATCGACGAAGCCCTGGAAATTCTCGCCGGCCGCGTAGCCATTTCTCCCGAGGAGTACGAACCGTTTTTCGGAGGCACCTATATCCTGAGCCTCGAGGAAGCGCTCCCCATCTGGGAACAGGCAGAGGGACTCAAGTCGGTCTACGGATCGACCGTGATTTCGGACGAGTTCAATGTATCCATGGGAGTATACGAGGAGCCTCTCAATACCATCCAGTACCTCGATCCGAGCCTCACCAAAGAGTACGCCGAGTCCGTAAAGTAG
- a CDS encoding ABC transporter ATP-binding protein has translation MSDSLNLPSYKEQSEAVKARFADIYKRPIKLEVEGLSKSFTTAKGTVDVLSPISFNVHRREFISVIGPSGCGKSTLIRMLAGLETLSGGTFLLDGNEPSGPGADRGMVFQGYTLFPWLSVKKNVMFGLEVNGRSGASVEQEAMQWIDLVGLSHAAEKYPSQLSGGMKQRVAIARSLANQPQILFMDEPFGALDPHTRSHMQAHLLQIWQNVDVTIMFVTHDLDEAIYLSDRILVLKANPGEIQEFVEVPVPRPRKPEQLLSPEFLATKLRLEELIHPKKTEDEAEDLPIVRMTGVDDEVE, from the coding sequence ATGAGCGATTCACTGAACCTGCCGAGCTACAAGGAGCAGAGCGAGGCCGTCAAAGCGCGCTTCGCCGACATCTACAAGCGCCCCATCAAGCTGGAAGTCGAAGGCCTCAGCAAAAGCTTCACCACCGCCAAGGGCACCGTCGACGTGCTCAGTCCGATCAGCTTCAACGTGCATCGACGCGAGTTCATATCCGTCATCGGCCCATCAGGCTGCGGCAAGTCGACCTTGATCCGCATGCTGGCGGGATTGGAAACCCTCTCTGGCGGCACCTTCCTGCTCGATGGCAACGAGCCGAGCGGACCGGGGGCCGACCGCGGCATGGTTTTCCAGGGCTACACCTTGTTTCCCTGGCTGAGCGTGAAAAAGAACGTCATGTTCGGCCTGGAAGTTAACGGCCGATCGGGCGCCTCGGTGGAGCAAGAGGCCATGCAGTGGATCGATCTGGTCGGTCTTTCCCACGCCGCAGAGAAGTATCCAAGCCAGCTTTCGGGCGGGATGAAGCAACGCGTCGCCATCGCCCGCTCGCTGGCCAACCAGCCGCAGATCCTCTTCATGGACGAGCCGTTCGGGGCCTTGGATCCGCACACCCGCAGCCACATGCAGGCTCACTTGCTGCAGATCTGGCAAAACGTCGACGTCACCATCATGTTCGTCACGCACGATCTCGACGAAGCCATCTACCTCTCCGATCGCATCCTCGTCCTCAAAGCGAATCCCGGCGAGATCCAGGAGTTCGTAGAGGTGCCTGTCCCTCGACCGAGAAAACCGGAGCAACTGCTCAGCCCGGAATTTCTCGCGACCAAGCTGCGCCTCGAAGAACTGATCCATCCCAAGAAAACCGAAGACGAAGCAGAGGACCTGCCGATCGTTCGCATGACCGGCGTCGACGACGAAGTCGAATAA
- a CDS encoding thioredoxin family protein — protein MTDTKKKPWIKYLVLAALVLAAYFINVEVQTRLGQKAVAETGLPRHSFQEALAKAEAENKPVLANLSAIWCPTCRSLDKTIFVDETVRQRIADSYVYTRIDFESEEGQAFKERYGVNSFPTLLVLNPQGDALKQLPITTDPSLFAAQL, from the coding sequence ATGACAGATACGAAAAAGAAGCCCTGGATCAAGTACCTCGTCCTCGCCGCTCTCGTCCTCGCCGCCTACTTCATCAACGTGGAAGTCCAGACCCGCCTAGGCCAGAAGGCAGTCGCCGAAACCGGACTGCCCCGGCACAGCTTCCAGGAGGCCCTCGCCAAGGCGGAAGCTGAGAACAAACCCGTGCTGGCGAACCTGTCCGCGATCTGGTGCCCAACCTGCCGATCCCTAGACAAGACCATATTCGTGGATGAAACCGTGCGACAGCGCATCGCGGACTCCTATGTCTACACCCGCATCGACTTCGAGTCCGAAGAAGGCCAAGCCTTCAAGGAGCGCTATGGAGTGAATTCCTTTCCCACGCTCCTGGTGCTCAATCCCCAGGGCGACGCGCTCAAGCAGCTCCCGATCACCACCGACCCAAGCCTCTTCGCCGCCCAGCTCTAA
- a CDS encoding GatB/YqeY domain-containing protein, with amino-acid sequence MKDKLKQLHQKARLARDPIATEAYGAALAAIQEGEVRANEDFSEAKVIAVVEKESGKFAESADAFAKAGRDDKVAELRQCAELLMALLPEKLEAEAYPKLVADAIDATGATSMRDMGKVMSKLKSDHGAALDMKLASAEVKKTLG; translated from the coding sequence ATGAAAGACAAGCTCAAGCAACTTCATCAGAAAGCTCGTTTGGCTCGCGATCCCATCGCGACGGAGGCCTACGGAGCGGCGCTCGCTGCGATCCAGGAAGGCGAAGTTCGGGCCAACGAGGATTTCTCCGAGGCCAAGGTGATCGCGGTGGTGGAGAAGGAATCCGGCAAGTTCGCCGAATCCGCCGATGCGTTCGCCAAAGCCGGTCGCGACGACAAGGTTGCCGAGCTGCGTCAGTGCGCCGAATTGCTTATGGCCTTGCTGCCTGAAAAGCTGGAGGCGGAGGCCTACCCCAAGCTGGTGGCGGACGCTATCGACGCGACAGGCGCGACCTCGATGCGGGACATGGGCAAAGTGATGAGCAAGCTCAAGTCCGATCATGGAGCCGCTCTGGACATGAAGCTGGCTTCGGCCGAAGTGAAGAAGACGCTCGGCTAG
- the glnT gene encoding type III glutamate--ammonia ligase — MTALSSIYQSHNKARGFIYEESYPWTNDQLNAIQSKLAEAGVKYCVGSYVDLHGTPKGKFVPLSHFEHFAHGSELYTGYALDGLGQAPNDDEIASVPDLGMIIPLPWNPEVAWIPADNTLHDKPYEVNARVILQKVLKEAKELGFGMNLGIECELFVVKQNEDGTIQIPNTDDNLTKSCYDIKRFMDRYDWLDKMATSIDDLGWGLYSFDHEDANSQFEFDFNYADALTMCDRFTFFRMMAKHYASEEGLLATFMPKPFADKTGSGAHFNMSLYDLETGENLFKRPHSEDPRGLGVTELAYQFIAGILKHGPALCATFAPTVNSYKRLVRRGLMAYYSWAPVFNSYGRNNRTNSLRVPMSGGRVESRNADAACNPYLAAALALAAGLEGIKEKLDPGNPQEVNLYELSPSEMQERGISELPTTLKEAVNAFASDPFTRQTLGDTLYNEFVTYKSEEWRQYHQSIAQWEIDRYARLY; from the coding sequence ATGACCGCTCTCTCCAGCATCTACCAATCTCATAACAAAGCTCGCGGCTTTATTTACGAAGAGTCGTATCCATGGACCAACGACCAGCTAAACGCCATCCAGAGCAAGCTAGCGGAGGCTGGGGTTAAGTATTGCGTCGGCTCTTACGTCGACCTTCATGGCACGCCAAAAGGCAAGTTCGTCCCACTCTCCCATTTCGAGCACTTCGCCCACGGCTCCGAGCTCTACACCGGCTACGCCCTAGACGGCCTGGGACAAGCGCCCAACGACGACGAAATCGCTTCCGTGCCCGATCTCGGCATGATTATTCCACTTCCATGGAATCCAGAGGTAGCTTGGATTCCTGCCGACAACACCTTGCACGACAAGCCCTATGAGGTGAACGCTCGCGTCATCCTGCAAAAGGTGCTCAAGGAGGCCAAGGAGCTGGGCTTCGGCATGAATCTCGGCATCGAGTGCGAGCTCTTCGTCGTGAAACAGAACGAGGACGGCACGATCCAAATTCCGAATACGGACGACAACCTGACCAAGAGCTGCTACGACATCAAGCGCTTCATGGATCGCTACGACTGGCTGGACAAGATGGCCACCTCCATCGACGACCTTGGCTGGGGGCTCTATTCCTTCGACCACGAAGATGCCAACTCGCAATTCGAGTTCGACTTCAACTACGCCGACGCCCTCACCATGTGCGACCGCTTCACCTTCTTCCGCATGATGGCCAAACACTACGCCAGCGAAGAAGGCTTGCTCGCCACCTTTATGCCCAAGCCGTTCGCCGACAAAACCGGCAGCGGGGCCCATTTCAACATGTCGCTCTACGATCTAGAGACCGGTGAAAACCTCTTCAAACGCCCGCATTCCGAAGACCCGCGCGGACTCGGGGTCACCGAGCTGGCCTATCAGTTCATCGCTGGCATCCTCAAGCACGGCCCCGCCCTCTGCGCCACCTTCGCACCGACCGTCAACAGCTACAAACGCCTGGTGCGCCGCGGTCTCATGGCCTACTACTCCTGGGCACCTGTATTCAATTCCTACGGACGCAACAACCGCACCAATTCCCTGCGCGTCCCCATGTCGGGCGGTCGCGTGGAATCCCGCAACGCCGACGCCGCCTGCAACCCGTATCTCGCCGCGGCCCTCGCCCTCGCCGCCGGACTGGAAGGCATCAAAGAAAAGCTCGATCCGGGAAATCCGCAGGAGGTCAACCTTTACGAGCTTTCGCCCTCGGAAATGCAGGAACGCGGCATCAGCGAACTGCCCACGACACTCAAAGAGGCAGTCAACGCCTTCGCTTCCGATCCCTTCACCCGCCAGACCCTCGGCGACACCCTTTACAACGAGTTTGTCACCTACAAATCCGAGGAGTGGCGTCAATATCACCAAAGCATCGCCCAATGGGAGATCGATAGATACGCCCGCCTCTACTAA
- a CDS encoding ABC transporter permease, with translation MTERKNRAKGSSPWFAIRKDLDAKQRLALSVLSFVLPLAAWAFVSYTPFIWHPDIKLQISADRSDVTTVYTAGDHLSKTYYPEFVAAIRSDNEKILAERASGHAEGNGFATRRANVKIMRHISDAAIANKWLTREEAKEDENLYEIWRGVAEGKLRGTKVKFSDENRAIIERNWALMSASSPTFNSRDLPETPLEKLVPQGISANPVYLPAPHEVVIKGIQDFTFESEDDKPSMFERYKHSLRIVFSGFLLAAAIGVPLGVLCGTFDFFSKLFEPFIDFFRYMPAPAFSTLLVAVFLAHDAPKIALVFVGTFFQLVLVVANTTRQLDRSLLEAAQTLGAKNLTLIRRVILPGITPNLYNDMRILLGWAWTWLVIAELIGVKSGLTEFLETQGRWRNFDSVFPIIILIGMSGFVTDQFLSSLRKYLFPWTPEASEKKHGVIGRFILWLVDRKAYSTPLNGGAKS, from the coding sequence ATGACCGAACGAAAAAACCGCGCCAAGGGATCTAGCCCTTGGTTCGCCATACGAAAGGACCTCGACGCCAAGCAGCGCCTCGCGCTGAGCGTCCTCTCCTTCGTCCTCCCATTGGCCGCCTGGGCCTTTGTTAGCTATACGCCTTTCATCTGGCATCCCGACATCAAACTTCAGATCTCCGCGGACCGCAGCGACGTCACCACGGTCTATACCGCGGGAGACCATCTCTCCAAAACCTACTACCCGGAATTCGTCGCCGCCATCCGTTCGGACAATGAGAAGATCCTCGCCGAACGAGCTTCCGGCCATGCCGAAGGAAACGGTTTCGCCACTCGGAGAGCGAATGTGAAGATTATGCGGCATATTTCCGACGCCGCTATCGCCAACAAATGGCTGACCCGCGAAGAAGCAAAGGAGGACGAAAACCTGTACGAAATTTGGCGCGGCGTGGCCGAGGGCAAGCTGCGGGGAACGAAGGTCAAGTTCAGCGACGAGAACCGCGCTATCATCGAGCGAAACTGGGCTCTCATGTCAGCTAGCTCCCCCACCTTCAACTCCCGCGACCTGCCGGAGACGCCGCTTGAGAAACTCGTGCCGCAGGGCATCTCCGCCAACCCGGTCTACCTTCCCGCTCCGCATGAGGTCGTGATCAAGGGCATTCAGGATTTCACCTTCGAGTCCGAAGACGACAAGCCCTCCATGTTCGAGCGCTACAAGCACTCGCTTCGCATCGTCTTCTCCGGCTTCCTGCTGGCGGCGGCGATCGGCGTTCCTCTCGGCGTTCTCTGCGGCACTTTCGACTTTTTCTCCAAGCTCTTCGAGCCCTTCATCGACTTCTTCCGCTACATGCCAGCCCCCGCCTTCAGCACCTTGCTGGTGGCCGTCTTCCTGGCCCACGACGCCCCGAAGATCGCCCTGGTGTTTGTCGGCACCTTCTTCCAGTTGGTCCTGGTGGTCGCCAATACCACTCGCCAGCTTGACCGCTCCTTGCTCGAAGCGGCCCAGACTCTCGGAGCGAAAAACCTGACTCTGATCCGCCGCGTCATACTGCCTGGCATCACGCCCAACCTCTACAACGACATGCGAATCCTGCTGGGCTGGGCGTGGACATGGCTGGTCATCGCCGAGCTCATCGGAGTCAAAAGCGGTCTGACCGAGTTTCTGGAAACCCAGGGTCGCTGGCGAAACTTCGATAGCGTTTTCCCCATCATCATCCTGATCGGCATGTCCGGATTCGTCACCGACCAATTCCTTTCCTCGCTGCGCAAGTACCTCTTCCCATGGACGCCTGAAGCGTCGGAGAAGAAACACGGAGTCATTGGCCGCTTTATCCTCTGGCTGGTAGACCGCAAAGCCTACAGCACACCCTTGAACGGAGGAGCGAAGTCATGA
- a CDS encoding TIGR01777 family oxidoreductase: MKRIVIAGGNGFLGQTLTRYFNSKSWEVSILTRQPLSLPFPAKQVKWDGESMDDWAKELEGADALINLCGKSVNCRYTEANREAILQSRLKSTSVLKKALQAANDPPPVWLNASSGTIYQHSLHTPMDESTGTFGEGFSENVCKAWENECFSDDLPRTRRIAMRTSMVLGDGDNSVYPVLARLARWGLGGRIGAGKQLVSWIHELDFARAVTFLIEDHQIEGPVNITAPAPAPNSVFMSTLRNSLGSHFGLVHYRPILEAGAFLLRTESELVLKSRYVLPEILLKRRFVFAFPFLDEALSDLRDSPSFSLQPCPAKDPIANA; encoded by the coding sequence ATGAAACGCATCGTCATCGCAGGCGGAAACGGATTTCTGGGTCAGACCCTCACCCGCTACTTCAATAGCAAATCCTGGGAAGTCAGCATCCTGACTCGACAGCCGCTCTCGCTCCCCTTTCCCGCCAAACAGGTGAAATGGGACGGCGAGTCCATGGACGATTGGGCCAAGGAACTCGAAGGCGCCGACGCCTTGATCAATCTATGCGGCAAGTCCGTGAACTGCCGATACACCGAAGCCAATCGAGAGGCCATACTGCAAAGCCGCCTCAAGTCGACTTCCGTATTGAAAAAAGCCCTACAGGCAGCGAACGACCCGCCTCCCGTCTGGCTCAACGCCAGCAGCGGCACGATCTACCAGCACAGTCTGCACACCCCCATGGACGAGAGCACCGGGACCTTCGGCGAAGGATTCTCCGAAAACGTGTGCAAGGCCTGGGAGAACGAATGCTTCAGCGACGACCTACCCCGCACCCGACGCATCGCCATGCGCACCAGCATGGTTCTCGGCGATGGCGACAACAGCGTCTACCCAGTGCTGGCTCGCCTCGCCCGCTGGGGACTGGGGGGTAGAATCGGGGCCGGAAAGCAGCTCGTCAGCTGGATCCACGAGCTCGACTTCGCCCGCGCCGTCACCTTTCTCATCGAAGACCACCAAATCGAAGGCCCGGTCAATATCACCGCTCCCGCTCCCGCTCCCAACAGCGTATTCATGAGCACCCTACGCAACAGCCTTGGCTCCCATTTCGGACTCGTTCACTACCGGCCCATCCTGGAGGCCGGGGCGTTCCTACTGCGAACCGAAAGCGAGCTGGTGCTGAAAAGCCGGTACGTGCTGCCGGAGATCCTGCTCAAGCGACGCTTCGTCTTCGCCTTCCCCTTTCTCGACGAAGCCCTGTCCGACCTGAGAGATTCTCCAAGCTTCAGCCTCCAGCCTTGCCCCGCCAAGGACCCGATCGCCAACGCCTAA
- a CDS encoding urea amidolyase associated protein UAAP2 encodes MLKESPLNPADAVYRQVIKAGDHWTRLIKKGQTFRILDLEGNQAADTLFYNAHDPVDRYSASDTIRLQRNLYLTTGTKLISTAGNELLEITADTCGRHDTLGGACSRESNTMRYALEKEHMHACRDSFICGLHEHNDDLGKRDITCNINFFMNVPVTPEGKLTFADGISAPGRYVEMVALMDVIALISNCPQLNNPCNAYNPTPVEAIIWD; translated from the coding sequence ATGCTTAAAGAATCTCCACTCAATCCCGCGGACGCCGTCTACCGCCAAGTGATCAAAGCGGGCGACCACTGGACCCGCCTCATCAAAAAGGGCCAAACCTTCCGTATTCTCGACCTCGAAGGTAACCAAGCCGCGGATACGCTTTTCTACAACGCCCACGACCCGGTCGATCGCTACAGCGCCAGCGATACCATTCGCTTGCAGCGTAACCTCTACCTCACCACCGGAACCAAGCTCATCTCCACCGCAGGAAACGAGCTGCTCGAAATCACCGCCGACACTTGCGGACGTCACGACACACTGGGCGGAGCCTGCTCCCGCGAGTCCAACACCATGCGCTACGCCCTGGAAAAGGAACACATGCACGCCTGCCGCGACAGCTTCATTTGCGGACTACACGAACACAACGACGACCTCGGCAAGCGCGACATCACCTGCAACATCAATTTTTTCATGAACGTCCCCGTAACTCCCGAAGGCAAACTCACCTTCGCAGACGGCATCAGCGCCCCCGGCCGCTATGTGGAGATGGTTGCCCTCATGGACGTCATCGCTCTTATCTCGAACTGCCCGCAGCTCAACAATCCCTGCAACGCCTACAACCCGACCCCCGTCGAAGCCATCATCTGGGATTAG